Proteins co-encoded in one Desulfallas thermosapovorans DSM 6562 genomic window:
- a CDS encoding nitrite reductase, translated as MGKAYFKQSCGLIAINIVAACGVFTPDQFAGLGKAAQDCDVFRLKLTTRQTVVAVLDEQRVSQLEQRVNDLGLHVSPYGGAVRAVKACAGNAALCPRALGDALDLGIAIQEKYLGQDVPKDVKIAVAGCPRGCTDPLCADFGVVARGADAFDVFLGGRGGGSKPVHGQLLAGKVCKEEVFKLLDHVLERYRAMGLSKERLARTIARLGPEPFHPPAGLLSGSKEQGSADREFLSFLEGKGEQ; from the coding sequence TTGGGAAAAGCGTATTTCAAACAAAGCTGCGGTCTCATTGCCATTAACATTGTGGCCGCCTGCGGGGTATTTACTCCGGACCAGTTTGCCGGTCTGGGTAAAGCAGCTCAGGACTGTGATGTTTTTCGGCTTAAGCTCACCACCAGACAAACAGTGGTTGCTGTTTTAGATGAACAAAGGGTATCCCAATTGGAACAACGAGTTAACGACCTGGGGCTCCATGTATCCCCATACGGTGGGGCCGTAAGAGCAGTAAAAGCTTGTGCCGGCAACGCAGCCCTCTGTCCCAGGGCGCTGGGGGATGCCCTGGACCTGGGCATTGCCATCCAGGAAAAATATCTCGGACAGGATGTCCCAAAGGACGTAAAGATTGCCGTGGCAGGTTGCCCCCGGGGCTGTACCGACCCGCTGTGCGCCGATTTTGGCGTTGTTGCCCGGGGTGCTGATGCCTTCGATGTTTTTCTGGGCGGGCGCGGCGGCGGCAGTAAACCCGTGCACGGTCAATTGCTGGCGGGCAAAGTATGTAAGGAAGAAGTGTTTAAACTGCTTGACCATGTATTGGAACGGTACAGGGCAATGGGTCTATCCAAAGAACGGCTGGCCAGAACCATCGCCCGGCTGGGGCCGGAACCCTTCCACCCCCCTGCGGGCTTATTGTCAGGTAGTAAAGAGCAAGGCTCGGCGGACCGGGAGTTTCTGTCTTTTCTTGAAGGGAAGGGGGAACAGTAG
- a CDS encoding cupin domain-containing protein: MYVESAQNIKKISVNAPGALNVIKQSLVGPAQGWEGWVMRLFTVAPGGQTPRHSHSWPHINYIVSGEGTVYLNGREQNVQPGYSAYVPGGAEHQFINRGQQDFVFICIVPEEGDV; the protein is encoded by the coding sequence ATGTATGTGGAAAGCGCCCAGAACATTAAGAAAATAAGTGTCAACGCCCCGGGGGCATTGAACGTCATCAAGCAATCACTGGTGGGTCCGGCTCAAGGCTGGGAAGGATGGGTGATGCGCCTGTTCACAGTTGCCCCTGGCGGACAAACCCCCCGTCACTCCCATTCCTGGCCGCACATCAACTATATTGTATCCGGTGAGGGGACTGTTTACCTAAACGGCCGGGAGCAAAACGTGCAACCAGGTTATTCGGCCTACGTCCCCGGTGGTGCCGAACACCAATTTATTAACCGCGGGCAGCAGGATTTTGTTTTTATTTGCATTGTACCGGAAGAGGGAGACGTTTAA